Proteins co-encoded in one Sebastes umbrosus isolate fSebUmb1 chromosome 20, fSebUmb1.pri, whole genome shotgun sequence genomic window:
- the LOC119479028 gene encoding keratin, type I cytoskeletal 14-like: protein MENLFDFEGGSVAYGVFTASTDQKDELITSLTSFVRLYGQRRDYLQRASESFTLAAARLHDEHEDIAENKPVRCLFSVFGGVLGAACGAVTGGVGGALGAVSAATCTRFCGHINALGATFGFVGSVLGGVVGGTFCGAVGGAVCAAATGGPVHGVVSDVAWFTIGGATGGAIGGIFGGTVGAAGGAVGGAFGALCATRFAVFLVGHFCRKKDSKDEKTKSMKVKMMQKSGHFSETIKPLVDELKTIKTVSDKMASAAAVRGVAGQTAKTLTSVTAMEKSISDSQRASDLLQFVSSVEEAARQSRRITEDLETTRAEVETYLVSTRKL, encoded by the coding sequence atggAAAACTTATTTGATTTTGAAGGCGGCTCTGTGGCCTACGGCGTATTTACCGCTTCAACTGACCAAAAAGACGAACTCATAACAAGTCTGACGTCTTTCGTACGTCTCTACGGTCAACGTAGAGATTATCTTCAGAGAGCTTCGGAGAGCTTCACACTGGCGGCTGCTCGACTTCATGACGAACACGAGGACATTGCTGAGAATAAGCCGGTCCGATGTCTGTTCAGTGTGTTCGGAGGAGTTCTCGGTGCAGCTTGTGGTGCTGTAACTGGTGGAGTCGGGGGGGCATTGGGGGCAGTTAGTGCTGCAACTTGCACCAGGTTTTGTGGCCATATTAACGCCCTCGGTGCAACGTTCGGCTTTGTCGGCAGCGTGTTAGGTGGTGTAGTTGGAGGAACATTCTGCGGCGCTGTCGGCGGTGCCGTCTGCGCTGCAGCTACTGGTGGTCCAGTTCATGGTGTAGTCAGCGATGTAGCATGGTTCACCATCGGCGGTGCAACTGGTGGTGCAATTGGTGGTATTTTTGGCGGGACGGTCGGCGCAGCAGGCGGCGCAGTCGGTGGTGCTTTCGGAGCGTTGTGCGCTACGAGGTTTGCAGTTTTTTTAGTTGGTCATTTTTGTAGAAAGAAAGATTCAAAAGACGAGAAAACAAAGTCGATGAAGGTGAAGATGATGCAGAAAAGTGGACATTTCAGTGAAACTATCAAACCGCTGGTGGACGAGCTGAAAACAATCAAAACCGTTAGCGACAAAATGGCCTCCGCTGCTGCCGTGCGCGGCGTAGCTGGACAAACCGCCAAGACTCTGACTTCTGTGACCGCGATGGAGAAAAGTATCAGTGACTCTCAGAGGGCCTCCGATCTGCTGCAGTTTGTCTCCAGCGTTGAAGAAGCAGCGAGACAAAGCAGGAGAATCACAGAGGACCTGGAGACGACGAGAGCAGAAGTGGAAACATATCTGGTTTCAACGAGGAAACTCTGA